The window TCAACTTAAACGAAGGTGTTTGGGTAAAAAGGTGGCCAGgatttttcacattctctgtcTTTTGATTGAACTCGTTGCTGTTAGAATATTATCCTGGTAAACCCTCCTCTTAACATTTTgagattttaggagaattgaTCACTATGGCCCAaaagatgggcgcccgtgatccactttCGACCCATAAATGGGTTTTCGAGTTAGGGggaatattataatatgatcctggtaagccctcgCTGCTCTGATTTTTTTTCTAAGAAGTTGGCTTCTTTTTTACTTAACACCggataaaattagaatcacttataAGAAGTTGAAAATTCTAACTTTTGTTTTGgtacttttatttttttccaagaCAGCTCAATCACATTTATAAGTCTTGACTTATTTCTCATTtctaaatcaatttttttattttaagcaaaaagtcGCCTGTTTTAATCTTATCCAAACCCTTAGTTCCTCATAGCTTCTTCGCAATTTCTtcgtttttctttcttttgacaCTGTTCAACTCATCAGCTCCATCTCTCTACCTCAGCAAGATATTTCACATCTCCTATTCTTGGAACTTATTCTCTTGATCCAATTCTGTACCATACCCAAACGCATACTTTGGCCCAACACAGCAGCGCAAGAGGCTAGTACCAAGGCTCCAAAGTATTCTCAGCCTCAATTTGTGACTGATCATCTCCTTACCCAAACATCACTAGTCCTCGAAAGATCTTTATGTTTGATACAGAATAATTTTGATGAAAAGCATAGAATATTTTCTATGCTTTTTATTCAACGAATACCACTGATATGACAAATTGACAATCGTCTAATGAGGCCTAAACAAGTTCAATTATTTGAGTTTTGCAAAGATTTCGCGAGCTGATTATTAGAGAACAATGTCTTGAACACAGTTtgtaaaatattagaaatttgGTCTGGCAATTTCTAGAGAAAATTTGTTTGACCATTGTTAAATCgatttttaatctttatttaataaatatcaattcCAGTTCTTAAGTCAATCttgaatatatcaaatttttcttgaaatttaaaatttatatactcACGCTTATACTCCtgtattcattttatttttgacaaaattCATTGAACGCTCGACTTTCAAGGAGAGCCAATATATATCCTGATTATTGGTTATAAACTTATAGTAATTATCATTAACTGAAAATagacaaaaacaaaaattgttGATGTTTAACTTAAAAGAGAGACAAACAAAAGTTTGATGTTGAAGTTTGAAGTGAGTTCAGATTACAACATGACAGAGGTTCGTCTCGACTCAGTTACATCTCATGCAGAACAACTTGCAACAAGAGGACACAACTTTTATCGTCAATCACCATCATACAGCAAACTGCAGTAAGAAGATCCATACCACCTTTTTAATGGACTGTTCCTTGATCAAACTGTACAGTCAAATTCCTCAAAACTTTACCACTCCCGTTATAAAAGGGTTGTTGTCCTGATTGTTTCGATGCATTAGAGCAGTACTCTTAAATCATtccttaaaaaataatataaattgtggctcttagtaagttaatacatCGGAAAACGTGCGAACTCTAATGTTACTCTTTATAGTTAGctcctaattcatattttatatttattttatataaatgggaggaaaaagttaactaaaagagagagaagattggaaagaaaataatattatattgagtTAAGAactactagatgctctttaaaagaaaggagagagagtaggctcctaaatttttaaagagtatctaggagcccattggagcactactccctctgtccctctcatttctttaccgaCTGTATAGATATTCAGTGTTTTTCGTGTACTGGTAAGTATTCAATATTGTGCATTTTTTAGAAGATACTCCgtccgtcccaaaatacatgtcacatttgatttttaactagtcaaattgactcaTATTTGACTgcaatttatatgtattatataagtgaaaaaaataaacaaaaaaatatctttAGTAAATATATCTAGTTTATTTTAAGATATGActttttatgtttaaaaataataaataaataattttttatgtatagTCAAAGATGAATCAATTTGACTAGTTAAAAGTCAAAtgtgacatgtattttgggacggagggagtaacaatttGTTAGCATTAATTATAAGTttgacaaaattatatttttgcagTTTGTGAACTTGAaactataattttcaaaatcattAATGATTTCTTTTCAAGTAGAGAAGCATTCCACACTGCTGTCCCGACCCAGGGATATCTGTTGTTAGTAACATTATGAATAGACCAGATATCTACTAAAGAGCGGTGCTCCTACATCAACTAATCAATTCAATATATCATCAATTTTCCATCTAATCAACAGCATCGTCTACCTAAAACAACTTATTGCCCTAAATAAACAGGTAGTACCAAACAAGCGTAGATATTTGGTTGCAGTAGTACTATACTTCCCCTTTACAGTAGTGTCCAAGTCCACATATTCCATTTCCTTTAATATCAAGACAGCTCCGTTGATAAACAGAACTAGAAGCTCGTTTTATGAAGATCTCATTtgatttataatcatatatggTCCAAGTTTTATGGAGTTCACAAAACATTAGAGTATTgaagtttaaaattagataaatataatctagtcattttaatttatttttttaataatattttaaacatcCGACAACCAGTAGATTATGAAACCAATAGATTACGTTCTATAACAATATGGTTATTATCAAAAGATAGAATATTTACATACTTATATATATCGCATGAGACTATATTATGCAATATAACTCATAAGCAGAACaatgatcttaatgattgttaaatttgaatatgtttataattaattgataattatatttaaaactacttatagatgatacattatatataaatttagataatcaaagatatcattaatcatttaattaaaaaaattatgacctATACTCCAAAATTTCAGCTTAAATGCAGACTCCACACAAAACCTAACTCTTAATCTGggaatatatattagaaaaaaggAAAGTTGCATCaacaaatattttcatttaacttACATAGCACCTGAAGATAGTAAGGAATTGATATAGGTGGAACCTGGATGCAAGTTTCCTTGTAATCGGGCTAGAAATAAATAGAGCTATGATTGACAGAATATCACAGTTGACTGATTAGAACCAGTAAAGAGGTATCCATTGATTGTAGTATAGGATTATGGAAGACAATATGAGCTACTTACAGGTAGCTAGTATGGCCAGGCTTAATGATATGAGGAATTGCGGATGCCTGTTCTGTCTTCAAAGCATACATGTTTATAGCTGCTATGCGTATTAGGACATTTTAGCCGATTAGTCTGAATCTAATCCATTGAAATTTTAGGCACAACACAATTTAACTCGCATATATAACTAAAATTGTATTAAAACAATAGATTATATTAGTAGTCTTAATAAAGCATTATTAAGCTAATATGTTTTCAGAGAGGCGCCCAAAAGTTctataatcattaaaaagaaaTGATCATTTATGTGTTAATTTTAGAATATCATTATGTATATGAACGATTTAAATCTTTCTTCTTAACAGTTTAGGAGAAGTGATAACTTAACATGATCCCAGAGTCTCATGCCATCCCTAATATTCTCTGCATGTATAACAAAGACAGAGGACCCGAGTTCGACTTTCTGCCACCAATATTGTCATAATTTATTATGGACATAAGTTAAAGTTATGATTCCAAAAATGAACGCGCGTGATCCGCACTTGAGCGAGGAGTGTTAAAATATGATCATACTAAAAAAACCTTCCGCAGCatgttaaatatttctttaaagaTTGAATGTATATGAAAGGTTTTGACATATGGCAGGTATACaatgaagatatgttttttcaatatttgaacaaataagaTGCTTTCCCTTTCAACCAAGCTGCGACTCCAGAAGGACTTTATAAATCGACTAATCAAAGATTAATTGTTGTAGGCTTTTAGCTAAATTGATGTCTTGTCGGTATGCGTCAAAAATCTCATTAACATTACTCCTAAAAGGTGAGTACTACTAATAAATGTCAAGCGATCAACTTACAGTTAGCCTCTTCTTTTGATAGCAATATGTAgcacatttatatttatattgacaATGCTatctataataaatatgagacaaCTTCAGTAAGTCAAGCTATTATGTTTGCTCCTTGGCAAAAGTCAGCATCAAACATGACTAGAGCCAAGAATATATCGGCCGTCTTATTTACTTGGATACGGTAGAGTTCACTTTTTCGGAGTTGGAAAAATACAACCAGAGCAGTACAATGGTTAACCAACATGTTACAAGAAAACAAAGATATAGGGGCGCATCTTCAACATGCAGTAGAATTTATAAGATGCATTTGTACTTGTGCCCAGTTGATTTTGTTATACGTAGGATTCAAGGGTAGGACTAATAATAGGACAAGTAATTTCTGTATAcaaaatgtataatatatatatgttgaattctaATTACATATATAACTTTAATATACACTTCCTCCGTCCAAAATATGTGAGCCGGCCGAAATAGAGAGTTCttttaataaatcaatatttgatCTCAATTATGACCGCAAAATGAGATAATACTTGTAAAAATGAATGTAGTATATGAATATCTgtttgtaataattttaaatgaatgttattaaataaatgatTCGTTATATTTTGGAACATccagaaaatgaaaatgtttCATATGAAATGAAACGGACTGAGTATATAAAAGTTACCTGATCTATTATTTATACCTATGTAATGAAAGTTCACAAAAGaataattgataaataaaatatttcttttctctTAAAACATACAACTAATTCTAGAACCTGAAGAAACAATGCTAATGAAATGTACGTTAACTTAACCTACAAACAGGGGGGCGaggtaaattttatattaagactatATAGCATAAGTAAAGTATATATTGATCGGGCTAATCTATGAGAGAACATACACCACAAAAGGCGCGTGTCAAAATTTAAGTACAATTGACGGTTGGCTTTGGTTATTTAAATGGCGGACGCTCTTTCTAGAGAATAGGCGTCTGTTTAACAAATAATCTTCTATTTTTTCCCATAAGTGGATCGCTCTTTGAGGATTTTCTGTCCCATGTACCTGCATTTTCACAAAAATCAGAAACTAAATCTTAGTCGAGTTCTTATTTTCCGAAAAAGTGACACGTAACGAAACCAGAATTGAGAAATACCTTCCAAGCATCATGACAGTAGCTTGAGGGTTCGTCCCGGGGGAATCAAAGTAAAATGTTGATCCATCGATAACACGTAACGACTCGATACCGATAACTTTATAATTGTGATCAACAACCTTATTAACATGGCATCCGCCGTGATAATGCCAAATTGTCATAACCGTGTCCTTGCAAAATTGTTCCAGTGAAAAAGCTGCGGATAAATGTCTAGGCCTCAAGTTGAGTGGCAAGGCCAGGATCGTGTCCAGATAAACCTGTATGGTTCCGGTAAGGTACCGAAACTTAGAAACAGCTGAAGTTTCTACGACCTCTATCACTTTTTCCATGCCCTGTACACACCTCTGCAAGTCTTGGGGATCACTGAAGTAGTTGAAAGTGACTTCGGGATTGTCTTTTGCATCTAATGTTTTCAGCTCCAGATGGCCCGAAGAAGCCGGACCCATGACCTTCTCGAGGATGATTCCTGCTTGAACAGTTGAGGCTAAGTACGAATCAACCGCTGCTTTCACCTCTTCACTCTGTTGCTCTCGACTCACTCCATAGACTTGTTGTGTCTGTAACAAGGGTGATAAATTTGTTAGTCCATTATCCGGCTCATGTGCCATGACATGTACAGTGACGGAACCAGAAATCAAAATGAGCGAGAAATGCTAggtatatttttgtaaaaattgttTGGTGCTCGAGCTAATCTTactaatgattttaaattttttcagaTCAGTCGAGACTTCACATTTTAAATAATGGAATTACTAGTTCAAAATTCAACACTTCTCTTCATGTAATATTTGTGTGGTGAATTGAAAGATGGACCTGATTTAGTAGTAGTTCCTGAGGCAAATTTCTGGCCCAACTCAACTCAATGGTCCCACTTGCTGCCTCAATAAAACTACCAAAAGGAGTAATACCCACGGTTTGAATGAGTGAGGTTTCAAGAGGCTCAGTAGAGGGAATGAGAAGAGCATTCATTGGGTTGTCAGCCATTCCTTGGCCCACCATGGGCTGATCCAGAATCACTTCAATCCCATTGGCCCTGAGATGATCAGCCGGCCCAATACCACTTAACATTAGAAGTTGTGGGCTCCCCAGTGCGCCCGCGGTCACTAAAATCTCGTTATTGGAACCCTCGTTTAAGTATGCCCAGTGATTACCGCCTTTTGAATCCTCGAATACAACTCCGTAAGATTTCGGTTTTTCTGCACTTATACCGATTTTTGATATTATGTAAAAATCacaaataataactaaataaatatatggaaaagtaaaaattaaatgGGGAGGgtgatataataattaatttgtgCAGAAggcatgaaaataaatattaaaatagtagAAACAAGACAcccttttatttatttgagCCTGTAAAGCTGCAGAGATAGACAAGAATGGCTGTTCATACTCTTTGGTATCACTACTGAGAAACAAAATCTGTGGCTATACTTCTGATATATCACGTTTTCTCTAAAAATTGGACCCACAAACAATCTTCCccaatcaatatatttattagtATCGCCATATATTGATTTGTAGGTGATATACGGTTGGGAAATTCATGAAATATTGATCTCAACTACACAAAGGTTAGAAGCTTTATATAAATTCACTTGATTTTGTATGAAATCCAGCTTTAATATGGTTGtccaaaacaaatttcactatcacCTGGGTCCATtgacaattttttatattaaatattcatgTGGCACCAAAAGGTTcttttttgacaatttagaGCACCTCCAACAATCTAAAACCCTTGGTTAAAAAGtcgagttggcatacttaaaataaaaaaatttagccaacaacttcaaaaactcaactccaaccatgctcacttGTTGTCAATAACCTCTATATGCTTTGTTGTCTATAACCTCTATAtactcacctgttgtctataaatttagccaatccATAACCTCTAtatgctcacctgttgtctataaatttagccaacctcttatggatgactaaatttgtcaaatCATTACCGTCGAACCCGGATGTCCCGACACGATATAAGATAAAGCCACCAGTGGGCTATCCAATTGTTCcgaaaaagttttttttttttttaattttgatattatgaCAGTAATTAGATGAGTCTAAGAAACAAAGACCCGGAAAATGCGACAACTTGACAACATATACTTGCATGCAACTGAAAATGACAAAGAGCAAATACGTGGGCCACAAAGTTAAATACTTGATTTACGAAAACGCAAAAATAATGTTAGAATTGGGAACACGCAGATACCGAAATTAACGTACA of the Daucus carota subsp. sativus chromosome 4, DH1 v3.0, whole genome shotgun sequence genome contains:
- the LOC108216638 gene encoding protein HOTHEAD, whose translation is MACHKTSSRSICRDSPVMVSRYLWGFFSYAAFFGTFLLLPSLCFSEKAPYSTFTRDATAAPEVEYYDYIVIGGGTSGCALAATLSQGSKVLLLERGGLPYGNPTITNIGGFALTLADVSPSSPSQLFISTDGVINHRARVLGGGSALNAGFFTRASTQFVQTAGWDPNLVESSYEWVEKKVAFEPEIKQWQTAVRDGLLKAGVLPDNGFTYDHLIGTKVGGSIFDKNGHRHTAADLLEYADPSNIHLHLHATVQRILFNPGEKPKSYGVVFEDSKGGNHWAYLNEGSNNEILVTAGALGSPQLLMLSGIGPADHLRANGIEVILDQPMVGQGMADNPMNALLIPSTEPLETSLIQTVGITPFGSFIEAASGTIELSWARNLPQELLLNQTQQVYGVSREQQSEEVKAAVDSYLASTVQAGIILEKVMGPASSGHLELKTLDAKDNPEVTFNYFSDPQDLQRCVQGMEKVIEVVETSAVSKFRYLTGTIQVYLDTILALPLNLRPRHLSAAFSLEQFCKDTVMTIWHYHGGCHVNKVVDHNYKVIGIESLRVIDGSTFYFDSPGTNPQATVMMLGRYMGQKILKERSTYGKK